A stretch of the Bacteroidota bacterium genome encodes the following:
- a CDS encoding arabinogalactan endo-1,4-beta-galactosidase encodes MKIPAISFVLTLLVMTLFAGCESTTSPEIPPVSEEKFFISGADLSFLPLIEREGTIFLNSDSIAEPMLITLKKAGVNTVRVRLFKDPDEFDQSFSGVRLFCSRLRSEGFRVMISVHYSDTWSDPGHQEMPSAWRGITGSALIDSVYEYTKMIAEEIKPDYIQTGNEINIGFMFEPGRIANSDGIFRTLLDTTAKAVRKYSPGTKIVIHYAGLDWSDGFFRSIKGADYDIIGLSYYPLYHGKRIDALDSVITGLNREFGKKVAIVETSYPFTLGWNDWTHNVLGTNDQLHPGYPATPEGQHQFLKKVFSEVRESTGGAGVCYWGGEWVAFRGTTSTNGSSWENQALYDFNFRVLPVVKAFSGK; translated from the coding sequence ATGAAAATACCAGCAATTTCCTTTGTTCTCACGCTTTTGGTGATGACCCTTTTCGCCGGCTGCGAGAGTACCACATCCCCTGAGATCCCTCCCGTAAGTGAAGAAAAATTCTTCATTAGCGGGGCGGATCTTTCGTTTTTACCTTTGATAGAAAGGGAGGGGACGATCTTCCTCAATTCCGACAGCATAGCCGAACCAATGCTCATCACCTTGAAAAAAGCAGGAGTAAACACCGTAAGAGTTCGTCTGTTCAAGGATCCGGATGAGTTTGATCAAAGTTTTTCCGGAGTTCGATTGTTTTGTTCCCGCCTCAGAAGTGAAGGTTTTCGCGTCATGATTTCGGTGCACTATTCAGATACCTGGTCGGATCCCGGTCATCAGGAAATGCCTTCAGCCTGGAGGGGGATAACCGGTTCCGCTCTCATTGATTCGGTTTACGAATATACGAAGATGATCGCAGAGGAGATTAAACCGGATTATATCCAGACAGGGAATGAGATAAACATCGGTTTCATGTTTGAGCCGGGGAGGATTGCAAACTCTGACGGAATTTTTCGTACTCTGCTTGATACAACAGCAAAAGCCGTCAGGAAGTATTCTCCCGGAACGAAGATTGTGATTCACTATGCAGGATTGGACTGGTCAGATGGATTTTTCCGTTCGATAAAGGGTGCTGATTACGATATTATCGGACTTTCATATTATCCGCTTTACCACGGTAAGAGGATTGACGCTCTTGACTCTGTAATCACCGGACTCAATCGGGAGTTTGGGAAAAAAGTCGCAATTGTGGAAACATCATATCCATTCACTTTGGGGTGGAATGACTGGACGCATAATGTACTGGGAACCAATGATCAACTTCATCCCGGTTATCCCGCAACACCTGAGGGACAACACCAGTTTCTGAAAAAGGTTTTTTCTGAAGTTCGGGAGTCGACAGGTGGTGCAGGTGTTTGTTACTGGGGTGGCGAGTGGGTTGCATTTCGGGGCACCACTTCCACCAACGGTTCTTCCTGGGAAAATCAGGCTTTATACGATTTCAATTTCCGCGTTTTGCCGGTGGTGAAGGCGTTTAGCGGGAAGTAA
- a CDS encoding GNAT family N-acetyltransferase, with product MLEPFVIKTENLDLVNSKARHIELLKEDESLFEKEFGLKVEKGYLEFPEALEFIYSLLAHGPGFGEWGFYLFIHRKDKALIGAGGFKGKPNNGVVEIGYGTAEKYRNRGYATEAARAFLHFSFKDSSIIKVIAHTRPEVNASNHILNKLRMVRTDDYVDPVDGLVWRYEMTRSMYFQMKRAGDL from the coding sequence ATGCTAGAACCATTTGTAATCAAAACAGAAAATCTTGATCTTGTCAACTCAAAAGCCCGTCATATCGAGCTGTTAAAAGAGGACGAGTCTCTTTTTGAGAAGGAATTTGGCTTAAAAGTAGAGAAGGGATACCTTGAGTTCCCTGAGGCACTCGAGTTCATCTACAGTTTACTGGCACACGGACCGGGATTTGGCGAGTGGGGTTTCTACCTTTTTATACACAGAAAAGACAAGGCACTGATAGGTGCGGGCGGATTTAAAGGAAAGCCGAACAACGGCGTTGTTGAAATCGGATATGGTACCGCTGAAAAGTACCGCAACAGAGGTTATGCGACCGAAGCTGCGAGGGCTTTTCTTCATTTTTCGTTTAAGGACAGCTCGATTATAAAAGTTATCGCTCATACGAGACCTGAAGTGAATGCGTCGAACCATATACTGAACAAACTCCGTATGGTAAGGACTGATGATTATGTAGATCCAGTTGACGGGCTTGTCTGGAGATATGAAATGACACGAAGCATGTATTTCCAGATGAAGAGAGCCGGGGATCTTTAG
- a CDS encoding J domain-containing protein: MDLLNYYELEKKYRLAQKYYDQSKYNEAYTIAGEIRNEIMQGLDKVKLSRNIAKGAGWLAAFLTGGFGAEDLLIVPAINKVVLSLFGVNLDGLMDLLGRATYMKLICSTLEPGIMARVPQKDMLRDFLILYKLSNSRQDDSWLKSVFRLINPFADEGLNGNEHHYDIPKLLHELYLEASKLSMETEPYGDLLLIYLHAFGYRTQNLYHFLLIGREHLVRDFDNASASGSSRYSRGGSGGSSYTSSTGTGGKYIDPMDKYYGDILGLNGDYSKENIKKKYRERMKESHPDSKAGSNAQEGKRAEEASKRINSAYAYFKKRYNFK; encoded by the coding sequence ATGGACCTCTTGAACTACTACGAACTTGAGAAGAAATACCGGCTGGCTCAGAAATATTATGATCAGAGCAAGTATAACGAGGCATATACAATTGCGGGAGAGATCAGAAATGAGATAATGCAGGGTCTCGACAAAGTGAAACTCTCGCGCAACATCGCAAAGGGTGCCGGCTGGCTGGCTGCATTTCTCACGGGCGGATTTGGTGCCGAGGACCTTCTGATCGTTCCTGCAATTAATAAGGTGGTTCTCTCACTTTTTGGGGTCAATCTTGATGGACTGATGGACCTCCTCGGGCGGGCTACCTACATGAAACTGATATGCAGTACCCTGGAGCCGGGAATAATGGCGAGGGTTCCTCAAAAAGATATGCTCAGGGATTTTCTTATTCTCTACAAGCTCAGTAATTCAAGGCAGGATGACAGTTGGTTGAAGAGTGTTTTTCGCCTGATTAATCCATTTGCGGATGAAGGACTGAACGGAAACGAGCACCATTACGACATCCCCAAACTGCTTCACGAGTTGTATCTGGAGGCAAGCAAACTCTCGATGGAGACCGAGCCGTATGGTGACCTGCTCCTGATTTATCTTCACGCTTTCGGATACAGGACACAGAATCTCTACCATTTTCTCCTGATCGGAAGGGAGCACCTTGTAAGGGATTTTGACAATGCGAGTGCGTCAGGTTCGAGCCGTTATTCCCGTGGCGGTTCAGGCGGAAGCAGCTACACATCCTCAACGGGAACCGGTGGAAAATACATTGATCCGATGGATAAATACTACGGCGACATCCTCGGGTTGAATGGCGACTACAGCAAGGAAAACATCAAGAAAAAATACAGGGAACGGATGAAGGAGAGCCACCCCGACTCGAAAGCGGGTTCGAATGCACAGGAGGGGAAACGGGCTGAAGAGGCATCCAAACGGATAAACTCAGCCTATGCCTATTTCAAAAAGAGATACAATTTCAAGTAA
- a CDS encoding META domain-containing protein — MKRTIKLITPLLLLLLFAGCGSIVKLSDSGVLYSNAWKLVKINGQVAVKPANSGDVTLAVVAGVNSFGGNSSCNQYFGNVTVSGDKITFGDLGSTKMACDDMNLEINYFQALKKVDRFSVTGETLFLYSGGQVVLEYQATKLK; from the coding sequence ATGAAACGAACGATTAAACTTATCACACCGCTTCTTCTGTTGCTGTTGTTCGCAGGATGCGGTTCAATCGTAAAGCTCTCTGACAGTGGTGTACTCTACAGCAATGCCTGGAAGCTGGTAAAGATCAACGGGCAGGTTGCAGTGAAACCGGCAAACTCCGGCGATGTTACTTTGGCGGTTGTTGCAGGAGTAAACAGTTTTGGCGGCAATTCAAGCTGTAACCAGTATTTTGGAAATGTAACTGTATCGGGTGACAAAATAACATTTGGTGATCTCGGTTCCACAAAGATGGCATGTGACGACATGAATCTGGAGATCAACTATTTTCAGGCGCTGAAGAAGGTTGACAGGTTTTCCGTGACGGGTGAGACATTGTTCCTCTATTCCGGTGGTCAGGTCGTGCTTGAATATCAGGCAACCAAATTAAAGTAG
- a CDS encoding STAS domain-containing protein gives MYFTINAEDNKFFILCDGSLNAVAVEEFRNTVEPFIRDYRAPVVIDLDKVDYVSSAGIRAFLLLFRAAMAKSPEVGVHFMDMVSIINISPQVQQILDISGLSDSIKQWSDERDSLH, from the coding sequence ATGTACTTTACAATAAATGCCGAAGATAACAAGTTCTTCATCCTTTGCGACGGTTCACTAAACGCTGTTGCTGTTGAAGAATTCAGAAATACCGTGGAACCCTTCATTCGTGACTACAGAGCCCCTGTCGTTATAGACCTCGACAAGGTTGACTATGTCTCCTCCGCCGGTATCAGAGCATTTCTGCTCCTTTTCAGAGCTGCAATGGCAAAAAGCCCCGAAGTCGGCGTACATTTCATGGACATGGTTTCAATTATTAATATCTCCCCCCAGGTTCAGCAGATACTCGACATCTCCGGCCTTTCAGACTCAATAAAACAATGGTCGGACGAGAGAGATTCTCTTCATTAA
- a CDS encoding rhomboid family intramembrane serine protease encodes MSLSWLGIAPRDTDHILGIFLSPLIHGDFKHLMSNTPPLFVLGFLVLFFYPVGSRKAIPLMYVLGGIILWVIGRPAIHIGASTLVYGLASFLFFSGVVRRDIRSIALALLVVFVYGGSLSMGLLPVDSGISWEGHLSGGIAGMISAMLFRKYDPPKKYSWEEEEESETDVKRYYKDNYFT; translated from the coding sequence ATGTCTCTCTCGTGGCTCGGTATTGCCCCGAGAGATACCGACCATATCCTGGGAATATTTCTCTCACCCCTCATTCACGGCGACTTCAAACACCTGATGTCGAACACACCACCGTTGTTCGTTTTGGGCTTTCTTGTACTTTTCTTTTATCCCGTTGGCTCCCGAAAAGCGATACCTCTGATGTATGTGCTCGGCGGAATAATCCTTTGGGTCATCGGCAGACCGGCGATTCACATCGGTGCATCCACTCTGGTTTACGGACTGGCATCATTTCTCTTTTTCAGCGGTGTGGTAAGAAGGGATATCCGTTCGATAGCCCTCGCTCTACTCGTGGTGTTTGTTTATGGAGGTTCTCTTTCGATGGGACTTCTCCCCGTCGATTCGGGAATTTCGTGGGAAGGACATCTCTCGGGTGGAATTGCAGGCATGATTTCAGCCATGCTCTTCAGAAAATATGACCCCCCTAAAAAATATTCATGGGAGGAAGAAGAGGAGTCTGAAACCGATGTGAAAAGGTACTATAAAGACAATTATTTTACTTGA
- a CDS encoding YbaN family protein, with protein sequence MSRINIEDNRIKRYLLFGLGFSFMVLGIIGFIIPLMPGTIFLILASIFFARSSEKFHNLILHNRFVGKYIHYYHSGGKMPLRAKIITVGIIVVSLTISAAFTFWIN encoded by the coding sequence ATGAGCAGAATAAACATTGAAGACAACCGCATAAAAAGATACCTCCTCTTCGGGCTCGGTTTTTCGTTTATGGTACTCGGAATCATCGGTTTTATCATCCCCCTGATGCCCGGCACAATCTTCCTGATTCTTGCATCGATATTTTTTGCGAGAAGTTCGGAGAAATTCCACAATCTTATCCTCCACAACCGGTTCGTAGGGAAATATATCCACTATTATCACAGTGGAGGGAAAATGCCCCTCAGAGCAAAAATTATCACCGTTGGAATAATTGTTGTTTCCCTCACCATCTCTGCAGCCTTCACATTTTGGATAAACTGA